The following proteins are co-located in the Mesorhizobium sp. M1E.F.Ca.ET.045.02.1.1 genome:
- a CDS encoding aldehyde dehydrogenase family protein, which produces MTIAKETASLLEKLGVAKDALSGGDLVVRSPVTGEQIAALKTISAADASKAIDAAHKAFQAWRLVPGPKRGELVRLLGEELRAHKAELGRLVSIEVGKIPSEGLGEVQEMIDICDFAVGLSRQLYGLTIATERPGHRMMETWHPLGVVGVISAFNFPVAVWSWNAALALVCGDAVVWKPSEKTPLTALACDAVFKRAVKRFGADAPEGLLQVLIGDRAVGEVLVDHPKVPLVSATGSTRMGREVGPRLAKRFARAVLELGGNNAGIVCPTADLDMALRAIAFGAMGTAGQRCTTLRRLFVHESVYDALLPRLKKAYQSVSVGNPLETSALVGPLIDKAAFDNMQKALKEAEAHGGKVTGGTRFENGHPDAYYVHPALVEMPKQVSPVTEETFAPILYVMKYSDFDEALDLHNAVGAGLSSSIFTRDLQESERFLGVDGSDCGIANVNIGTSGAEIGGAFGGEKETGGGRESGSDAWKAYMRRATNTVNFSKALPLAQGVSFDID; this is translated from the coding sequence ATGACGATAGCGAAGGAAACGGCCTCACTTCTGGAGAAACTTGGCGTCGCCAAGGACGCGCTTTCCGGCGGCGACCTCGTCGTGCGCAGCCCGGTGACGGGCGAGCAGATCGCGGCGCTGAAGACGATTTCTGCCGCCGATGCAAGCAAGGCCATCGACGCCGCGCACAAGGCCTTCCAGGCCTGGCGGCTGGTGCCTGGGCCGAAGCGGGGCGAATTGGTGCGCCTGCTTGGCGAGGAATTGCGCGCGCACAAGGCGGAACTCGGCCGGCTGGTGTCGATCGAGGTCGGCAAGATCCCGTCCGAGGGGCTCGGCGAGGTGCAGGAGATGATCGACATCTGCGATTTCGCCGTCGGCCTTTCGCGCCAGCTCTACGGCCTGACCATCGCCACCGAGCGGCCCGGTCACCGCATGATGGAAACCTGGCATCCGCTCGGTGTCGTCGGCGTCATTTCGGCCTTCAACTTCCCGGTCGCGGTATGGTCGTGGAACGCGGCGCTCGCGCTCGTCTGCGGCGACGCGGTGGTGTGGAAGCCGTCGGAAAAGACGCCGTTGACGGCGCTTGCCTGCGACGCGGTCTTCAAGCGTGCCGTGAAGCGCTTCGGCGCCGATGCCCCGGAAGGCCTGCTCCAGGTGCTGATCGGCGACCGCGCCGTCGGCGAGGTGCTGGTCGATCATCCCAAGGTGCCGCTCGTGTCTGCCACCGGCTCGACCCGTATGGGCCGCGAGGTCGGTCCGCGGCTGGCGAAGCGCTTCGCCCGCGCCGTGCTGGAGCTTGGCGGCAACAATGCCGGCATCGTCTGCCCGACCGCCGATCTCGACATGGCGCTGCGCGCCATTGCCTTCGGCGCCATGGGCACCGCCGGCCAGCGCTGCACGACTCTGCGGCGCCTGTTCGTGCATGAGAGCGTCTACGACGCGCTGCTGCCGCGCCTGAAGAAGGCCTATCAGAGCGTCTCGGTCGGCAATCCGCTGGAGACGTCGGCGCTGGTCGGACCGTTGATCGACAAGGCCGCCTTCGACAACATGCAGAAGGCGCTGAAGGAAGCCGAAGCACATGGCGGCAAGGTGACCGGCGGCACGCGGTTCGAGAACGGCCACCCCGACGCCTACTATGTGCATCCGGCGCTGGTCGAGATGCCGAAGCAGGTGTCACCTGTGACGGAAGAAACCTTCGCGCCGATCCTCTACGTGATGAAATATTCCGATTTCGACGAGGCGCTCGACCTGCACAATGCTGTGGGCGCCGGCCTGTCGTCCTCGATCTTCACCCGCGACCTGCAGGAATCGGAACGCTTCCTCGGCGTCGACGGATCGGATTGCGGCATTGCCAACGTCAATATAGGCACCTCCGGCGCCGAGATCGGCGGCGCATTCGGCGGCGAGAAGGAAACCGGCGGCGGCCGTGAGAGCGGCTCGGACGCCTGGAAGGCCTATATGCGCCGGGCCACCAACACGGTGAACTTCTCGAAGGCGCTGCCCTTGGCGCAGGGCGTGTCGTTCGACATCGACTGA